CTAATCACAATAAACATCCATTTATTGCTCATACACCTACAATGAGAGTTCCACTAACTATTTCTAGAACTGATAATGTTTATAAAGCCATGTTTGCACTACTTTTGAGTGTTCATCAGCATAACAACAATAAAGAAAATAACATTAAAATAAATACAATAGCTTGTTGTGGATTAGGAACAGCCACAGGAAAAGTTCCAGAAGAAGAAGCTGCTAGACAAATGCAACTTGCTTACAAAAACTTTAAAAATCCTCCTTCAAGAATAGACTGGAATTATGCTTCCGAGCGTCAGAAAGAAATTATTTTTGGAGGGAATTTGTTTTGAAAATTTACCTATAAATAGCTGATTGAGTATGAATATTTTAAAAAAACTACGCACTTTAGAAAATCTACTATTATTGTTATTCACAATAATTTTAATTTTAGCTTCCACATATATTTTACCAGTAATTGGTATAATGCTTGGCTATGCAAACTCTGGAATAGTCTATCTTTTTACTTCGCTTTTAGGAGTAGGGTTAAGTATTGGCATTATATTCACCTTTGATTTGTGTGTTCTCTTTTTTTTGGTTTCTCTGAAGTATGTTACAAAATTCAAACTCATAAATTATTTCATTCTAATCTATATAAGTTTTTTGTTGAGTAATCTTCCTATCCTTCTGAAGCTTTCTGAGCAGCAGTATGGGAGCTTAGTCTTTTGTCTTAAAATTATTATCCTATCTATCTCTTATACAACAATCATTTATACAGAAAAATCATCTTAATATTATGAGCAAAAAACAATAAAGAGCAAAATATCTTTATTAAATTAAATTATGGAAAAGCACGAATATATCTTACACAAATTAAATGAAGTTCAGAAAGCCTCAAATAAGAAGGGTACTAGCATAAGGGGTTATCGTCGGATAGCAAAATTTATGATTATACTTAATCATTATATAGAGAAAGAAAGCTGCAAAACTTGTTCGGATATACAAGATGAACTACACAGTAAAATAGCACCAATTTACAGTAGTCCCACTTCAAATTGGCATTGGTCTAATTTTGCTGCTATATTTAATATTTATCATGATAACGCTTCACATTTAATAAAAGGACATAACTTTTATCGGAAAAAGAGATACATATATTGGGTATCTCTTGCCCTTATTCCAGTTGATATAATAATGATAATACTGTTTTTTATGAGTTATGCACCTCCAGTATTTCTAGTTTCATTACTTTTTTATTATACTGCTTCATACATCGAAAGCAAGTACATAAAGATATTTAATAGAAAGTGTTTTGAATAAATGATTTATTTATAGAAATAGTCAAACAAAAAAGCCTAGTCATCTAAAAAAAATAAATAGACTTTCATTTTAACTATGAAAACTATTTATCACTATTTAGGTAACTTAAATTTCCCAATATGATTTACCAAATCTCCTCCCAAATATAAATAACCATTATGTTCTTCAACAGAACTTGCTTCTGAGACTTTTTCGCCCGTTGTATCATAAAACACACTCAGAATTTTGCCTTCTTCACTTATATTCATCACAATTCCAAAAGGCTCTTGTTTGGGTTGAAGCCATAAAGGAACACCATAAAGCATTTTTTTCTTTCCTGTATAAGGATGCAAATTATCTAAAAGCTCATTTCGTTTGGTTGTAAATCCTAACCAAAACGAACCATCTTTTCGTCTTGCAATTCCGTTAGGAAATCCTATCAAATTATCTATAAAAATATCTATTGTTCCTTGTTTTTCTCCTTTCAACCAATAACGGACTATTCTGTATTTGGCTAAATCAGCCATCAATACAAAATCATTATCTTTTGAAAGAGCTACTCCATTTCCAAAAAAAGCTCCATCTATTAATGTTTGGACTGTTTTAGTTTTAGGATTGTAGGAATATAATCCTCCATCAGGTTGCATTTCTAATATGATCTTACGAACATTACGAGGCGAAAAATGTGTTTTAGAAGAGGTATTGGAAAAATAAATAATTCCGTCATCAGCAATATCTACATCATTGGGAATCAAAAAAGGCTCTCCTTTTTCATTTTTAGAAGCCAAAACAGTTATTTTACCTTCTTTATCGACACTAATTAAACCTCTTTCTATATCACAAGCTATCAAATTTTCATTTTTATCAAAGTGCAAGCCCGTAATCCAAGAATTTGTTTTACAAAAAATGGCTACTTTTCCAGTAGTATCTATTTTTAGAATTGCACCATCAGAAAAGTCTGTTTTTTTGCGATGTACGCCACAATATAAATTCCCTTCTTTATCAACTGCAATATCTTCTGAGCCATACCAACCGTCTAAATCTATCCATTGAGTAGATTGTAAAATTTCATTTTTGGCAAGTTTTCCTTCAAAATCAGGAACTTTGGCAGGTTTCCAAGCATTGGGGTTTAGAGAACAGGCTTGAAAAATAAAATTGACTAAAAAGAGTAATAATAGTACAACAGGGAGGCTAAAAATAATTTTTTTCTTGTTCATAATACAAATGATTTAAAGTTGAATGAAGTAAATAATAGAATTACAAACTTCTCTCTTTAAATTTTCATTTGCATTGACATTTGTTAAGTAATGAGAAACTGACCCCTAATTCGGCTTAACGATTCGGCTTCAATTCCTAAATAGCTGGCTAATTGTTTTTGAGGAACACGTTGAATAATTTTTTGATGATAGGTATTTATAAACTCCAAATATCTTTCTTTAGCTGTTTGGGTTTGAAAATTATAGGTTCTGTTTTTTATACACAAATAATTTTGTTCTGCTAACATGCGTCCAATTTTTTCAAATTTAGGATTTTGCTCATATAAATCAATCAGTTTTTTATATGAAATAGCATATACCTCTGTGGCTTCAATGGTTTCCAAATATTCAGTAGAAGGTTTTTGAGTAATTAGACTTTCAAATGTGGAAATGAATTGTCCATCACAAGCAAAATAAGTAGATATTTCTTTTCCTTTATTTAAGTGAAAAACACGCAGAAGCCCACTTCTAATAAAGTAAATATATTTTGAAACTTGTCCTGATTGAACAAGTAATTGTTTTGTGTCAAACTTTTGATTTTGAATGATAGCCTGTAATAGATTCCATTCTGATTCATTTATTTTGAAGTATTGATTTAAGTAGGTACGAAGCTCTTCCATATTATTATGTTTATTGAGATTTTGAATACAATAGGTTTGATAGTTATTCGAATTTAGAAAAAAAAGTAGCCTTAACACAAACAAAGCCTATCCATTTCTAAAAATGAATAGGCTTTTAAATTTTATAGAAAATCAATTATTCTTAATCCTCTTTTCGTTCTGCAATAACGGTAGATTTTGCGCTTGGACTAATCTTTTCAGAAAGTTGGTCAGCCATCAAATACATTGCAGGCACAACTACAAGTGTAAGGAAAGTTGCGAATACCAAACCGAAGATAACAGCCCACGCCATTGGTCCCCAAAAAGTTGCATTATCGCCTCCCATATAAAAATCAGGATTAAAATTCGCATAGAGTTTTGCAAAATCTATGTTCATACCTGTTGCTAATGGAATAAGTCCCAAAACAGTTGTAATTGCTGTCAGAAGTACAGGGCGAAGACGAGTATAACCTGCTTTAATGATACATTCCAAAAATTCAGCAGCAGGCAAATGTTCTTCTTCATCAAGTCCTAGTTCTTCTTTTCGTTTTGCACGAACTTGGTCGGTATAATCAATCAGTACAATCGCATTATTTACAACAACACCAGCCAATGAAATAATACCGATTCCTGTCATGATGATAATGAAATCCATTTGGAAAATTACCAAACCTAACATTACACCTGTCATACTAAAGAGTACAGAACCCATAATAATAAATGGCTTGATGATAGAGTTGAACTGAGAAACCAAGATAAGCGAAATAGCAGAAACGGCAATTAGCATCGCTTTTGCCAAAAATGCCATTGATTTGGCTTGCTCTTCTTGCTCTCCTGTAAGTTTAATGCTATACCCTTCTGGTAATTTATGACTTTTGATAAGCAATTTGATTTGTGCTACAATTTCATTTGCATTATATCCTTCCACAACTCCAGAACTTACAGCTACCATACGGTCAAGGTCTTTACGACGAACCGAGCCATACGACGAACTATAATCAATCTTAGCAATCGCAGAAATTGGAATTTGATGATATGTACCACGATTATCTCTAAACGTAATTACCTGATTCATCAGAGCTGAAATATTATAACGGTATTTGTCTTGTAAGCGAAGTTGAATAGGAAAATCATCATCACCATCTTTGTATTTCGAAATTTCTTTTCCAAAAATAGCTGTTCTGAGTGTCATAGCTACTTGGCTTGTAGAAAGTCCGAACAAACGAGCTTTTTCTCTATCAATAGTAAGAATAAGTTCAGGTTTTCCAGTTTCAGCTTCAACAACAAGATTGTCAAGTCCTTGGATGCCTGCATCTTCAATCATTTGTTTTACTTTTTCGGCTTCTTTTACCAAAACATCATATTCTACTCCCGAAATTTCGATATTTACAGGTTTTCCAACTGGAGGACCCTCACGGTTTTTGTCCGTTTTGATTTTTACCCCTGGAATTGTTTTCATTTCAGTAGAAAGTTCCTTCATAATATCCGAAGTACTAATTCCTTTTCTGTATTGGAATTCATAAAAAGCAACTGCAATACGTGCTTTATGAGGTGTTGCACCACTTCTACCAAAGTTATCTTGAGGGTCACCCGATTCTTCACCTACATTTACACCAATTGATTTAATTATTTCATCATAAGGAGCAAGAACTTTATAGGCTTTCTTTTCAATTGTTTCAGCAAACTCATTTGTTGTTTTGATGTCTGTTCCCAAAGGAGCTTCTACATACATATAAACAAAAAGAGGGTCACTACTAGGAAATAGACTTGTTTGAAGCCCTACATTTCCTACCAAAACAAAACTGAAGACTAATAAAAGAAACATTCCTATAGTAAGAAGATAAGGACGAGAACCTTTCAAAAGATAACGCAATATTTTCATATACCAATCTTCCAAACGAGTCAATAGTTTGTTTTGAAACCAGTTTGAAGCAGGTGTGAGCAAATAAATATTTAAGAAAATAATTATTCCAAACGTACTCAGTAGATTAGGAATAGTGTAAGAAAGTCTAAACCCTTCTGTTTTGATAGTAAATGCAGCAGCACCTGTGTCAGCAGAAAAAGAACCTGTATAGGCTACCACATATCCAATAGCAGCCAAAACCATCGTGATAATTCCTACAATCAGCCATGTCTTGACTCCTTTTTTGCTCACTCCTTCTACTTTCATAAAGTAAGCCGAGAAAACAGGGTTAATAACTAATCCTACAAAAAGAGAAGAAGATAAAACAACAATAAGTGTAATTGGCATGTATTTCAAAAACTCTCCCATAATTCCACCCCAAAAAGCAAGAGGAACAAAGGCTGCTAATGTTGTAGCTGTAGAGCTAATGATTGGCCAAGCTACTTCACTCACACCCATAACAGCAGCTTTTTTAGCAGAATAACCTTCTTCCATAAATCTGAAAGTATTCTCAATTACTACAATGGCATTATCTACAAGCATTCCGAGAGCCAAAATAAGCGCAAACAAAACAACAATATTGATACTAATTCCTACTAGATTCAGAATCATAAAGGAAATAAGCATTGATAGTGGAATGGCAACACCTACTAAAAGCGCATTGCGAAGTCCCATAAAAAAAAGTAATACCACAACTACCAAAATAACACCTGAAATAATGTTGTTTTGAAGGTTGGCAATCTGCATTTCCATATTTTCAGACTGGTCGTTTACAATCGTAACATCTAATGTAGATGGAAAATGAGAACCTTGTGCTTTTTTCAAAATTTCTTTGATTTCATAAGCAGCATCAATTAAGTTTTCGCCACTACGCTTTTTTACTTTTAAAGAAATTACTGGAAGACTTCCTTTTTCTTCAAAATTATTTCCTGTTGCAAGACGAGCATAACTAGAGCGTTCAACATACGAATCTTTTACTTCTGCAACTTCCTTCAAATAAATAGGTTCATTATTCTCAGATTTTACAATAATTCCATTCAGCTGACTTACATCTTTAAACTCACCAACTACACGAAGAGAACGACGATAACCTTCCGTCAGAACATCGCCACCCGAAGCCGTTAGGTTTTCAGAAATAATAGCATTTTCTATATCTTGAAAAGACACTTTACGAGCAGCCATTTTATAAATATCTGCATTGATTTGAACTTCTCTATCTCTATCACCTGTAATTACAGCTTCTGAAACTTGAGAGAGTTCTTCTAATTCGTCTTGTAAGTATTCTGCGTATTCTTTGAGCTTTGCTTGTTCGAAATCTCCTGAGAGATTGATTTCCATAATCGGAATTTCAGAAAAATCTACTTCCAAAACATTTGGATCTTGGTCTAAATCTTTAGGCAAATCCTTTTTAGCTTTATCAACAGCATCTTTTACATCAAGAACGGCATCCGAAACTTCTACATCTTCATTAAATTCAATAATGACAGCCGAAGCATCTTGAACCGAAGTAGAAGAAATTTTCTTTACTCCTTTTAGAGATTTTAATTCTTTTTCTATCGGACGAGTAATAAGGTTTTCTATATCAATAGGAGAGTTACCTGGATAAACTGTCTGGACGTAAACCGTCGGCATAACAATTTCTGGAAACTGCTCTTTGGGCATAACAATGTATGAGAAAATCCCTGCTACTACAAAAAGGATAGTGATAATAAATACACTTGTAGAGTTTTTGAGAGAGAACTTCGACAAGCCAAAAATTTCGAATTTTGGGTCTTGCTGAGGTTCTGTTTTTTTATTTAAGTCTGGTTTTGTTTCGCTCATTGTTTTTGGTTGTTAATGAGTTTGAATTTTATTTGATTAACCGTCGTTGAGACTCAAATGAAGCCGTCAACGAGGTTACATTTTTTTATTTTTATGATTTAATGAAACGAACATTTTCTCCGTCCACTACTTCATTATATCCTTTGATGATTACTTGGTCATTGGCAGAAAGTCCTTCAGTTACAACAGTTGAACCTTCATACGACATTCCTGTTTTTACGACTACTTTTTTAGCTACTTTTTTTCCAGCTTCCTCTTTAACAACATATAAAAATTTGCTTCCATCTGTTCCAATCTGAATCAAATTAGTAGGAACTGTAATTGCTCCTTCTGCTTGAAAATCATTGATTTTTACTGTTCCAACAAGATTTGGTTTGATAGCTCCATTTTTATTTGGAAGGTCAATCTGAACTTTAAAAGTACGGTTTGCAGTATTGATTGTTTGTCCTACAAAAGTTACTTTTTGTTCCATTTCTGTTCCTAAAGCACTAAAGAAGATTTTTACTTTATCACCTTTTTTGACAGCAGAAAGATAATTTTCAGAAACATCAGCTACAAGCTGCACATCAGAAACATTGATAACACGAGCAATTGGCATAGCAGGATTTGCTAGTTCACCTTGTTTTGCATAGACTTCATCAATCGTTCCCGAAATAGGAGATGTAACTACACTTTTACGCATCTGTTGTTTGAGTGTTGCAATGCTGTTTTCCAAACTTTCTTTTTGATTTTGAGATTGTAGGTATTCGATTTCTGAACCTATTTTTTGTTCCCAAAGGCGTTTTCTTTTCTCATAAACTGTTGTAGCAAGTGAAAGTTGTGTTTCAAGTTCTGCTACTTGTTTGTTGAAAGTTCCTGCATCAAGGGTTGCAATTACTTGTCCTGCCGAAACTCTATCGCCTTCTTTTACTTTCAAAGACATAATTGTTGCTGGCATTTCAGGCAAAATAGTGACATTTTTATCAGACTCTACTGTTCCCTGTACTTCAATATAATGGTTGAAAGTTTCAGATTTTACTGGCATTGATTCTACCAATTTTGAAGGATTTTCTTTTTTTGCTGCTTCTCCTAGTGCATCTTCAAGTTGAGCAATTTCGCCTTGAAGTTCCATTAGTTCACTACGTTTTTTCTCTAAAGCAGCCTTTTTTTCTTCAGGCGTTTTTGGTTCTTTTTCTCCACAAGAAGAAAGGAAAGAAAGAGAGAGAATAGCTACAAAGAAAAATAGGTAACTGATTTTATTAGAATATTTTTTCATTGAATTATGAATTAAAAATTACGGTTTTTTATTTTTGATATATTGTAAAATAAAATAGTTGTAGGTTAAAGGCTTGCCTTTGACTTATTTGTATTTTATAATTTGCTAGAAGATGTCTTGTTTCTGTCAAAGGCAAGCCTTTGACCTACTGTATTTTTGATTACTCTTTAGTGGTAACTGTATATAAAGTTCCTTGTGATTTTTGCAAGTCTATTTTGGCAACCATTGCATCATATAAAGCTGAATAGTAATTGGTTTGAGCTTCTTTGTATGCTGTTTCAGCTTCTACAACTTCCAAATTTGAACCTACACCCTCTTCATATTTGATTTTGGTTACTCTAAAAATCTCTTGAGCCAATTCCATATTTTCTTCTTGAAATTTGAGTTTGTCAATGCTGTTTTGTAGAGTAATACTTGATTGAGAAACTTGTAAATCTACTATTCTTGAAAAATCACGCATTTGATTTTCTGTTTTCAACAATCTAAATTTTTCTTGCTGAATTAGATAATGCTTTTGGAAAGAATCAAAAACAGGAATATTCAAACTAAGTCCGAAAGAACCATTTGCTACCCATCTATCGCTTGAAAAAGGAATCAAATCTTTTGCTTCTGGCGAACCCATATTTGCACCATAATTAGCAAAAAAGGCTAAAGTAGGCAAGTAACGAGCTTTGTATTCTCTGATTTGAAGTAAATTAAGATCTTTTTGAGTTTGGAGTAACGAAAATTCAATGCGCTGTTCTGGATTAATTTGAGCCACTAAAGCCTCTGAGGCATCGATTTCTAATTTTTCTAATGAACCACTAACAGTCAGTTTGTCTTCTTGTTGTAATCCCATTTGAAATTTTAGAAGCATATCACTAAGTTCTATCAAACGCTCAAAATTCTGAATCTCCATTTTAATATTATTTGAAGAAACTTTCAACCTGTCAGCATCAATTTTTTCAGCAAAACCATTTTCATACAATGCCTTTGTTTGTTGATAAACTGTATCTAGTCGGTTATAATTTTGCTTTAAAAGCTCTAAACGTTCTCTATTGATAAGAAGAGTATAATAGGCTTTACTGACCGATTCTGCAATGTCAATTTTAGATTGGATAATTTGTTTTTTAGAAAGCTCTGTATAAGTAGCAGCAGCCTTCAAACCTAAAATATATGAACCACTAAAAACAAGCTGTTGGAGTTCTATTTTTGATTGTCCTACATATTGAGGTTGAAATTCAACACCTACAAACTCTCCTTCTGGAGCTTGTGGATTCAGAATTTGAGCAGGTAGAAAGTTTACAGGTACTTTGTAGTTATCTACTAAAGAGAGGGAAGCTTCTAGCTGGGGCAAGCCTTGCGCTCTTACTTCTCCTACTTTTGCTTTAGCAATTTGATTGTCTAATTGTGCATTTTTTACTTCCACACGGTTTTCGATGGCATATTCTATACATTGTTCTAGTGTATAGTTTTCCAAGTCTTTGGTAGAAGTGGTTTGTGTATTTCCTTGTGCCTTTAACTGACTTCCAAAAAGAAGTAAGAAAAATAAGACAGAAAATAAAGTTAAAAATCGATGCATTATAATTAAGTAGTTTTTGAAAAAATAATTGAATTGAAAATAATGAAATGTTGTCTTTAATTACGCTGTTTATTTATTAAATTCTATTTGGGCAATTGCTTCTGTTAGTACCTGATGTCCTTCAAGAGTTACAAGCCCATATAAAAAATGCCTAAAAACTTGGAACTGAACTTCACCAATATTATGTGATTTTGGAGAAAATATTTGAGGATTAAAGATAGCTTCTACTTGTGCCATTCGCATTCTTGCAATTACCTCTGGTTCGATATCAGCTCTATATAATCCTTCTTTTATTCCTCTTTCCATATTTTCTTGAATGCCTTTAATAATTTTTTCTTCTTTGTGTCTTAAAAACATTTTCCACGCCTTTGGATAACTACGTTGCAAATCCAAAATTAAGGAAGGATGAAAATTGAGAAAAAACTTTCTATTGTATTCCATAATTTTCAAAACTTCTGCAATCGCATTTTCAGCGTGTTGAGATACTTCTTGTTTATTACAAAATTCATTTTCAAGCTGATGTTCAGCACATAAATAAACTAATTCTGCTTTATCTTGAATATATTGATAGACTGTTTTTTTAGACATGGCAAGTTTGTTTGCAATATCGTCCATTGTTACGCTACGAAGTCCGTATGTCCAAAAAAGCTCTTGCGCTCCCTCAACAATATGTTGTTTAATCGCTTTAAATTCTTCGGAAATGGTTTTTTTTGCATTTTCTTCTTGCTCGTTATGTGAGTTGGATATATCCATTTGTTATTTCACTTCTTATTTATTTTGTTAGTTTGAATAGTCTTAAAATTCTATTCTTGAGTTTACACTTGCAAAACTACGGAAACTATTTCTATTATGAAAGTTTCCTGAGTTTTCAGAGTTACTAACGTTTCTTAATCTTTTAAGTTTAAGTTTTTAGTGTGAAATTGTGTTAAAAAAATATTAACAAAAGTCGTCGGTGGAGATACTGATAATTAGGGTTTTTATACCACCGAACAGTTCGCTTAAAGCGAACCGTTCGGTACGGTACAAAGTTCGGTAAATCGGTAGAAACTAATCCAACAAACCTAATTCTTTGGCGATGTCGTGGGTAAGTTTGGAGAGAGGGCGAAGGTGGAAATATTTTATCGTACTATCTGTAATAAGTTCCTTCATCTCTCTTTCATTATTAAAAATTGTTCCTTCAAATTCTTTGTAAAGATTTTCTATATATGAATCTGAATAAGTGAGATTTTTTTGGATTATTTTTAAGACATATTCCTTATGTTTTTGGTAATGCTTTTCAAGATTGAAAGCCTCAATATTTGTTTGAAATCTATGCTTTTGTATATCAGTCAATAAAGATAGATTGAGTTTAATATCAAAACTATCTATATTATAGTAGAAATCAGGCTTCAAAATAATAAGTTCAAAGTAAATTTTCTCAAATGGAAATGTATCATCATAAGGGTTTACTTTTACATCTGTGTCACTTTTTCCTGTTAAGCCATTGCAAGTAATACAGGAAGGAATAAGATTATAAAACGAAATACATAGAAAAGGATATTTTTTTTTGGGATAAAAATGGTCTAGTTGATAATTTGAGCGAGTTTGATTTATATTATAAATGAAATTGCGATTGCAATACGGACAAACATTGATTCCTAAATCTTCTATAATATGATGTCCTTTATAGGAATTTCCGTCTAAAGTATATTTGTCATTATAACTTAAATAATTATAATAACTTTTTTTTAGAATTTCTTTACTCTTATTTCTTTCAATGGCTATTGTTTTTAATTCATGTGGTTTAGCCAAAATAAGCCTTTTAAAATCCCATGTGTTACCGAAAGCCTTTTTGATTTCAACATCAAATTTTGCTTTTTTCTTTTCTGTAAAATAATTAGAAATTGCTTGATAGTGTTTTTCTGCAATCTCTTCTAAATTTGGATGTTGTATTTGTTACAGTACTGGACATGAGTTAAATTTTTGACAAAGAAAGGACAGAAAGAGTTAATTTAGAAGTGTGAAAACCAAAAAGCTCTATTCCGTCCTGTTGAACAAATATACAAAGGAATTTTCAGATATTCCTATTCATCATGTTCATACTACTTTGTTGCTTATTAGCTGTATTCTGATAAAAGAAACAGTTAATTTAAACAAGTTAAAAAACCAAGTAGGTATTTTTTTAAATTCTCCTACTGTTCAAATTAATTCTCATTATAAGCGTCTTACTCGCTATTTTTTGGATGTTTATGTCCAAAAAACACTTTGGAAGTTGATTTTAGTTTTTAGTATAGGTTCTTTTTTAAATAGGAAGAAGGTAAAAAAAGAAATTTTCTATCTAGCTATGGATGGTAGTGTTTGGCAGTTAGGCGAATATACGTATCACGTTTTGGTATTAAGTGTTATTTATAGAAAAATGGCTATTCCTATTTTTTGGATAAATTTAGAACGAAAAGGCAGTTCTACTTTGGCTCATCGTAAAAGTTTATTAGCATCAGCTTTACTGTTATATCCTTTTTTGAAAAGATTTACAATTTTAGCTGATAGAGAATACAAAGGTAGAGTTTGGTTTAGGTATTTAGAAGAACAAGGATATACTTATATTATTCGGCTTTGTAAAGGAGATTATCAATTAGAGGTTAAAAAGTACCACAGTTTGCTTAAAAAAGCTAAATTAGGCAAATTAGTAAGTCAAGAATTTGAAACTGACTTTGCAAAAAAACTAAAAATAGTTATTTCTTATAATGGGCAAGCAGCAAAAGAAAGTGAAAAATTTGTCATTTTATTAACCAACAAATATCGTTTAACAAAAGAAAAGATTAGTGCTATCTATTATTTAAGATGGAAAATAGAGTGTTTATTTAAACATTTGAAAACAAATGGATTTCATTTAGAGGAGGTAGGAATGGTAAATCCAAGAAAAATTCGTGTTTTAATGGCATTAGTAATTGCATCTTTTTTACTCTGTATCTTAGAAGGAGTAAAAACAAAACAGAGAGTAAAAAAAGACAATGAATCTTTTTATGAATCTGTATTTAGAATGGGGTACGGAAAAGTAGTATTTTACGCTACTTCCATAGACCAAATAATAAAAAAAATAGTTCAATTATCGAAAAACTACAAAATTCAAAATACAACCTAAATTAAACCATGTCCAGTACTGTATGTATTTGTATCATTCTTCTAAATCTTTAAGCATTTTACGCAGTAGAGTTATTTTTTCATTTTGCTGTTTTCCTTTTAGTTGCTTTTCATATAATTTCTTTTGTAGTTGCCTTTGTAAAATTGGCTCTCCTATCAAGTCAATATATTTCTGTGCTATTTCATTACTATTGACAACATCATTTGGTTTATCATTTATAAAATCAATAACTTTTGATATTTTCTCTTTAGCAAATTCTCCCATTAGTCCCCCATTCTTCTCTAAGAAAAAAGAATTAGCAAAAAGCATATGAATATTCTGTCCAAAAGTTTGTTCTTGGAAAGAGTTTTTCTCTACAATACATTTTCCTTCTGCATCTTCTCCATTTTCTAATTT
This is a stretch of genomic DNA from Bernardetia sp. MNP-M8. It encodes these proteins:
- a CDS encoding TolC family protein translates to MHRFLTLFSVLFFLLLFGSQLKAQGNTQTTSTKDLENYTLEQCIEYAIENRVEVKNAQLDNQIAKAKVGEVRAQGLPQLEASLSLVDNYKVPVNFLPAQILNPQAPEGEFVGVEFQPQYVGQSKIELQQLVFSGSYILGLKAAATYTELSKKQIIQSKIDIAESVSKAYYTLLINRERLELLKQNYNRLDTVYQQTKALYENGFAEKIDADRLKVSSNNIKMEIQNFERLIELSDMLLKFQMGLQQEDKLTVSGSLEKLEIDASEALVAQINPEQRIEFSLLQTQKDLNLLQIREYKARYLPTLAFFANYGANMGSPEAKDLIPFSSDRWVANGSFGLSLNIPVFDSFQKHYLIQQEKFRLLKTENQMRDFSRIVDLQVSQSSITLQNSIDKLKFQEENMELAQEIFRVTKIKYEEGVGSNLEVVEAETAYKEAQTNYYSALYDAMVAKIDLQKSQGTLYTVTTKE
- a CDS encoding TetR/AcrR family transcriptional regulator, which gives rise to MDISNSHNEQEENAKKTISEEFKAIKQHIVEGAQELFWTYGLRSVTMDDIANKLAMSKKTVYQYIQDKAELVYLCAEHQLENEFCNKQEVSQHAENAIAEVLKIMEYNRKFFLNFHPSLILDLQRSYPKAWKMFLRHKEEKIIKGIQENMERGIKEGLYRADIEPEVIARMRMAQVEAIFNPQIFSPKSHNIGEVQFQVFRHFLYGLVTLEGHQVLTEAIAQIEFNK
- a CDS encoding transposase, producing MNKYTKEFSDIPIHHVHTTLLLISCILIKETVNLNKLKNQVGIFLNSPTVQINSHYKRLTRYFLDVYVQKTLWKLILVFSIGSFLNRKKVKKEIFYLAMDGSVWQLGEYTYHVLVLSVIYRKMAIPIFWINLERKGSSTLAHRKSLLASALLLYPFLKRFTILADREYKGRVWFRYLEEQGYTYIIRLCKGDYQLEVKKYHSLLKKAKLGKLVSQEFETDFAKKLKIVISYNGQAAKESEKFVILLTNKYRLTKEKISAIYYLRWKIECLFKHLKTNGFHLEEVGMVNPRKIRVLMALVIASFLLCILEGVKTKQRVKKDNESFYESVFRMGYGKVVFYATSIDQIIKKIVQLSKNYKIQNTT